Within the Stigmatopora argus isolate UIUO_Sarg chromosome 23, RoL_Sarg_1.0, whole genome shotgun sequence genome, the region ATGCCTTTTGTCTATATGTTTTGCTGTTGACTTTGTCACGGATGCGTTCAAAACACGTGCATTCCCGTGACGTAAGAGTTGGGGTGGATCTTTTCATATCCATGATAGATTCCTCCCAAGTGGCCACGTCGAGATCTTACATTTTGGTTTTAATAAAAGCTGTCAAAATGAGCTAAAAAAATGTCACCAATTTTTCTATTTGTCAGTCAGTATCCACCTTGCAGTCAATTAAGACCCACATTTCCTTGTTCATTTGTTTAATCTAAATCTAAGTCTAAGTCCAAATCTAAGTCTAAGTGTAAGTCTAAGTCGAAGTCTAAATCCAAATCCAAGTCTAAATCTAAATCCAAGTCCAAGTCCAAGTCCAAGTCCAAGTCCAAGTCCAAGTCCAAGTCCAAGTCCAAGTCCAAGTCCAAGTCCAAGTCCAAGTCCAAGTCCAAGTCCAAGTCCAAGTCCAAGTCCAAGTCCaagtccaaatccaaatccaaatccaaatccaaatccaaatccaaatccaagtCCAAGTCCAAGTCCAAGTCCAAATCCAAGTCTAAATCCAAATCCAAGTCTAAATctaaatccaaatccaaatccaaatccaaatccaaatccaagtCTAAGTCTAAGTCTAAGTCTAAGTCTAAGTCTAAGTCTAAGTCTAAGTCTAAGTctaaatccaaatccaaatccaaatccaaatccaaatccaaatccaaatccaaatccaaatccaaatccaaatccaaatccaaatccaaatccaaatccaaatccaaatccaaatccaaatccaaatccaaatccaaatccaaatccaaatccaaatccaagtctaagtccaaatccaaatccaagtCTAAGTCTAAGTCTaagtccaaatccaaatccaaatccaaatccatgTCTaagtccaaatccaaatccaaatccaagtCCAAATCTaagtccaaatccaaatccaaatccaaatccaagtctaaatccaaatccaaatctaaGTCCAAATCCAAATCTAATCAAAAACTGAGGCCACCTTTGTATTCCACACCAGGAAAAGAGTTAAACACAGTGTAATCAATTGATCCAGTCAATGAATCCACTTATcccaaatataatatatttttcacaCAATCCAAATCCACAAGAAATGTTGTCGTGCATCCTAACACTTTTCTCTCTGATATCATATCAAGCAGTTATGTCATAGCAAATAGCAGCAGTCTACTGGCAAGGATATTCAAAGAACATGGCAGCCCAAAATACACTTTTGTCTGAGACCTGTGAAATACTTGGAGGCCCTGTCGCCACTCTCAAGTCTTCGAGAGAGCTCTCAAGGATTTTAACAGTTTACTGAAGAATTATTCCCAAGATCAAGTTCTCTTTGTTAGGCAATCATAAATCATGTATTTCTCAGATTGAGCCACTAATTGACAGTTCGGAGCTAACCGCAGCCTGACTTGGCCTCTAAAAATAAGGGGTGTGGCCATTGTGATAGTTCCTTTCCTAAACTTCATTCATCCATCGGTCAAACAAGTGCAAAAATGGTTGAGATTATGAATACTATTTCCACATAGACACtccaaatggaaagaaaaaaaatggaggtgtCTCCTTCAAAGACTGCCTTTCTTATTTACACTGAACTCTTCAATGGTGGTAAATTCCATGGCGGTGTGTCAATATATATTTAGCAATACAGCGTTTCATAACAGGGGTGTGTCAACACAGGTGATGGAGTGGGGACTGAGATGTCCTTTTTGCTcgcctgtttttttgttgtgttgttgttgtttttttccgtttGGGCGTAAAGCATTCACAGACGCTTTTATTGTCAGTCagtgttttacattttatggCATTTTACGGTCCATCCCCCGAGCCCTCTCGTGGCTCTCCCCCAGTATGGCAGTTTTTTGCTGACGGTTGATTGGCTGAGCATTTGTTGACATTATCTAAGGAATGTTGGTGTCCTGACGTTTAGTGTGAATTACTGCAGCGTGTCATTTTAATGAGCTTCTAGGAGCTTCATTATGCCGTTTTTCCTCAGATGGACAAGTAAGAATTTTTCTAATGTACTCAAGCGGAGTCTCTaggtcaggggtcaccaaatACGGTCGGTCCTCTGGTCGGTTTTGCATGTCGCCATCctgcaatacagtggtacctccagatacgatcttaatccgttccgggaatgagatcgtatgtcgagcttttcgtaacttgagcggacgtgcacgagtatacttcattacccagaaagccctctttttgccccccgcgcatgcgcgttgtgcgtttcctggtcaaaactcgtctgaataaatcgttcggtgctcgtagatatctgttatacacgaaagagatgcggcaaaaaaagacagtgcgccaGTGCGCCACAATGATAAACACCtgtcttggtcgcatctcgaaattttgatggtatctagggcgaattattcgatggaaattttcatcatacctcgagcatgtcgtaggtagagctgatcgtaggtcgaggtaccactgtacgtgaTCGGCAGAGCTGCCCAGAAATCTGATAACCAGCCCGGTTATTTTATTCTAGtgttttgagagagagagacgttgAAAACAGACCCCATCTGAATCGGTGACCCCTTCTGTATGCTCTCTGTTTAACAACCAGATAACGCCTCATCCCTGACACGGACACGACCTTGGGCACGGCGACATCCCACGACGCCGCGCTCTGATTGGTGGCGCGGGGGCACATCCTACCACGTATAATATTGTAGCGACCATAACTGACGAGCAGCGCGATGGCGAATTCAACTCATTTGTGGTGGAAAATCAGAACTTCTCAGTTGGCAAACATGACCGAGCTCACTCGCCTGAGAGGATGTTTTAGCGTGTAGGCCCAAAAAAAATAGTTGCCATATTGATGTTTTATTCGTTTTCCATGGAGGCAGAGCGTGCGCATTAGAAAAGGGGTGGGGGTTCTTATGCATGGTCGAAAGGCAAGCCTTGTCCTGATTGGGTGAAGCAGGTCCTcccttcccccttttaaaagtGGCCCTTCTCACCTGATTTACAAAATAGCCACAGCCACCAGAGGCTTTACTTCACAGTCAACGTCTGACTACTGAATCCTATTTTGGAGGAGATAAACGGAGCGatcggtattttttttttctctgggaaTCTGGAGTGAGTATGACTATTTTTAAATAGCTTAGACATTTTGTGCAGTGAAATTTCGGAATACACGCTGAAAAAAACAGACGTGGCTGTGGTGCACTTTCTGCAATCTTACTGAAAACATTTTGCAGCCTACTTGGCTGATGCAAGACTTTGAGAGGGCGGAGGAAAACGGTCAAAAGTTCTTCTAGGAAGGAAACCAGAGGCAGAACGACTTCATTTTCTTGCAACGCGACACGATgacttgatgattttttttttaaccaacagAATCGTCGATTTATTAAGGCTCAGAAGTTATTTATAACTcttctgcaagaaaaaaaaaatcgaggtCATTTAGCTTAAAAGACAGTCGCTGAAAACTAGAGTGGACACATTCCAGAATACAAGGAAAGTGACAGCTTATGTTTCTTGGACACATTTACGAGAGTGTGGGTTTCCCTTGGATCCTCTGTGGCTGGATGCACGTGGTTTTCATGTGGATTCCAGATGTGGCCGCTCAAAACGTGTTAAAATGCAGTGTCAATAATTAGTTACAGCGTTTGCAACCGGGTACGTTTTAGTACTGGCTCCAGCAAAAGACTGTGTATATTTTATAAACCATTTGGAGATGGCGAGGATTGAAGTCCGAGTGAGGTTAACCCAGTCAAACAGGTTCAtcctcttggcaaagaaaaGTCAACACGATTGAGATTAGGCGGACTTGCTTGTCGGCGATACTCTTGATAGccgtaattaccgtattttctcgcatatacccCCCGATTTGTCGCTCCAGAAATTGATGActaaatcgagggtacggcttatatgcgcacaaattagacttgacatgcaccaaACTGCATACGgtcattgatttcaaaatagagaaaggataaacagataaaatgctaaacaacatttattttgacgtctatgagtgAAATTTGTGTGACAAAATAAACTGTTTTTGGTTATAAAACGTGGAAAATCTCACTCACTTGAGCCTGCCAttactcgctcagggcgccgttGACAAAGGAGACCTTtccggacacacttcctggttgtactgctcacatgacctttttgaattcgtccacgtgcaggcaacaacctttaggaatgtgcaattgGGCAGATGATTAATACAGTATCtccgaaataccacgtgcaattatttttcttaagttaTTACCtacaaagtaagacatttgtactccctattaaaaacacgaatatgggggtgaaaatagtgaatcaggaggcggcttatacaagagaaaccacttgccaacgagaagtagtcttgaatgagcgatcgcgggagctaacaggctaaggaaggaataacatgaaatgcaacagctgagcttacccacgtattgattgtgggtaataaagttttattctgagaaagggtgccgccattggctattggggttgtgtgcacgagtatacttcactacccagaaagccctctttttgcccgcgcatgcgcgttgtgcggcTCAGGCATACATCGGAGTCAGGTGgactattttgtttttcacgCTGCTGACGTCAATTCATGATGGACTATTTACTGTAAACGTTACCTGCATGTATTGAAGCAAAGATGTTTGGTCAGcaccttttttttgttattgcggAGTCACTCAACGAGAATGTGGGATCTTATTTTGGATCTCTTTTCAATTGACAACGTTGGATGTCATGAAGCAAGTGAGGACGATCCATTGATTGCTGGCAGAGTTTGGGTCGGACGTCTTTGACCCGAACAGGCTGGACACTACTACAACGTTCCATGTTCAGTCATTACTAAGAACGCTCTGTGAGAAAGTGACTCCGCAATTCGACTTTGACCGAATCTCGCCGTATTACGTAATAATGATGCGATAGTGGAAAATTTGAAGCAGGCCTCCTCCCTGTAGGTGGAAATCAACAAGGGAGTCTCTTGTTGTCTGTTGAACCCTTTGCATTCTTGACCTCGTTTCAGAATTTGTCGATGTAAACTTTGTCGTGTTTTATAACAATAacacaaatccatttcaattaatTTAGTACTTGTATGCTCTCGATTGGAAATTTGTAATACGGAGCAGTACATAAGAGGCGCTCCATGTTTTTCTCAAGTTAGGTAACAGAACACACAGTTCCAGGAAATGGTTCAGAGTCATTGGAGATGCATTGGAGTCCAAACAGGCCTCAGGTCAGCAGTTCTGATGTCTTTTTCGCTTCTATTTAGGATCAAAGTGCGGAGGAAAACACATTGGAGGATCAAGCCATTTGGTGACCTTGAAAGTAAGCGTCTAGAAACACATCCCATCCCGAATCGCAATGGATCGGATGGAGCTGAGGAAAGTGTCCACGGAGGCCGACGATGACAGCGCGGACAGCTTGGATGACCGTTTCGCCGAGACCATCGATTCTGAAAAGGCCACTATCAACAGGTCTGTTCTGCTAGCACGTAAATGCAGTGGCGCTCCGTGCATTTTGAGGTCGCGCCTTCTGCTAtcagaatcaatccaaccctcaaaaactattttatggctataaaacctctacagcagctacagctttgaggcagatttctgatcctggcaacaaataatagctgaaatgtgattggttaaatgcttcaatatgaaaacacacatctggaatcagtgcaaccagggggaaaagcaatgaaaggaagctaacagaccatttggaataataaagtattgatggacaaaatataatatatgattcagatattacttaggccagcagagaaggccttgaaggccctgacggcccgccactgcgtaAATGACTAAAAGTGGAATAGAATCGCGGACAAAAGTCCAAATTTCTCTCTTTGCTTTGGCAGTCAGTTCCTGGATGACCTGGATGATGGGGAGAGCCAGAAGTTTCTGACCAATGggatgatgaagaagaagaaatatgAAGAATACCACGAAGAATACGTAAGAAGAGCTATAGATAAAAGTCGgagaaaaacatgcttggtttcTACTGactgtcttttttggaaaatccAAACTCCAAACAGCATCCGGGCCATACATCCTTTGGAATGTCGGTCTTCAACTTGAGCAACGCCATTATGGGCAGCGGCATCCTAGGCCTGTCCTACGCCATGGCCAACACTGGCATTGTACTGTTTACGTCAGTATCGCCTCCACCGATTCACTGAAAACTCAGCAACTACCGATAACATTGACAATAAGCCGAAATTTCTACCGCAGACTCCTACTCATCGCCGTTGCCGTCCTGTCTTTGTATTCCGTGCATCTGCTTCTGATGACAGCTAAAGAAGGAGGTTGGTATTCAATTTTTCAGACAAAAGATTCGCCGTCAATGTCCGCCGGTTTAAAGACGGGATTGTGATTTTGATAGGCTCCCTGATCTACGAAAAGCTGGGAGAAAGGGCATTTGGATGGCCTGGAAAAATAGCCGCATTTGGATCTATTATCATGCAAAATATTGGAGGTACGGTGCAAGTTTAGATGATACAAACAGCCAGATAATGTGGCGTCAATTGAATAAAATCTCATGTCATTTTGCAGCCATGTCAAGCTACCTCTTCATTGTCAAATACGAACTGCCAGAAGTTATTCGAGCATTCTTGGGTTTGGAAGAAAGTTCCGGGTGAGTACGTGATATTATTTTGCAAATGTGAGCGGAATATCTTTGGATTTTAACGTGTTTTTTTTGGCACTGCAGTGAATGGTACCTGAATGGGAACTACCTGGTGATCTTTGTATCGGTGGGAATTATTTTCCCCTTGTCTCTGCTTAAAAATCTGGGTAAGGATGCACACAAAAATGACAAGAGTCATGGACAGCTTTACAAGCTGTTAAGTTATGACCTCGCAGTCGTAAGTGGAAGGATCCATGTCGCATCCTCGCAGCTGTCTGCGCTCGGCCAAAAGGAATTAAACGCCAGTCATCGCTGGCGAACGCCATTTCGAGCAAAGTATCATTAAGCCCTTTAGTCAGCACGATCACTCGCCGGGAATTTCATGGCCGAGGCCCAGCGTTCAAATGGCTTAGCTCCCATAAAACGGAATTAAGGTAGCTGGAAGATGTATATCTGTCGGCATTACAGACACACTTGTCAATTGAACTCCCCCTTCAGATTTTATCAAACTATTTCGGGATATTTGACCTACATTTGAGACCTATATCCTGGAAGAGACATTCAGATGAATTTCTGCTTATAGCCATTCAAAATATAGCGTCCATATGCTGTCTTTTTTATGCCTATTACAtccctgtcaacctctgccgataactgcccttataaatgattatgattccccttacaaaccccccaaaaaccttacgaACACCGTACGCCTCGTACGGTGTtcgtaaggtttttggggggtttgtaaggggaatcataatcatttataagggcagttatcggcagaggttgacagggaTGCTGTCTACAAATCAATCATGTTCTTTTCATTGCAGGCTACCTGGGCTACACGAGTGGTTTTTCGCTTTCCTGCATGGTGTTCTTCTTGGGAGTGGTAAGTTTCATTTGGTCAAATCTCGGCTGTCACTAAGTTTCCTACATGGAAAAGATCACAACATCCAATCTAtaacttttctgttttttttttcccacacttcCATTCgatctaaaacaggggtctcaaaccggtcctaaAAAGGGCCGCAAgcaggtgcaggttttcattccaacccaacaagcggacaccttttgccagtgtaatcagttgattcagccgggtgctacttattttagaagaccctgattggttaaaatgtcgacagtggatcagttgaaacaaaaaccaggacccactgctgccctttgcggaatcggtttgagacaccggATCTAAAAAGTCGACAAACACCGCTTTTGAAAGCGCCAGGTTGAGGAAACAAATTGGGATTCACACTGAAAAATAGAAACCAGTTTAACAGATGGAAATGAAAGAAGCGTTTTGACGTTTTGTTTGACTGCTCCATTCTTTTCATTCCCAGGTGATctacaaaaaaacccaactaCCGTGCCCCCTCCCATTCCTGGACCATCCGTCAGCCAACCTCAGCATGAACTCCTCACAAATGGCGGGCGTGTACGTGTTCCACAATCGTTCCACGCAAATGGACTTCTCCCGGGCGGACGTGTCGCCGGCGGTCACGGAAAGCCACCCCACCCACGCCGGCGTCCACGTCGAGCCGCAACATGACGAGGACGTGTGCACACCAAAATACTTTATCTTCAACTCTCAGGTAAAACTAAAAGAACGACTgataaaacattaaataaaagattttgtaccaaaaaaatccaacacaacaacaagggctggctctagaggtgactgtgtagttgctaaattagccaaagtaccttctctcttcatacctggaactcaataccaataaGCATACATCAATTCCCGTTTCTGAacttcttggccaatcatcttaaagcttgGCTGTTAGACCCaaaaaaattgccatcacaacgctgtctaaaactgtgctactcatgtgtcatcgtttagcttcaacctacacaagggactaaagatggaaattggcccttggctacaatcttacatatttacatgtttaccgtattttcacgactatatggcgcatcgtatttttagccgcagtgtcagtaacgagtgctatttctgtattttaaacacacaaaggacgcaccgtttttttagacgcatatatattatatattatatatgaatatctaaccgcaatagcgctggctaccggatttatagttcttgcacgctacacccacacgctaaaaacacgtttttaaaaaggcaacggacgcaaaactgagttcggttgtactttatttagccattttacaacttactcacgtcatcatcacccacaaatccatcaaagtcctcattttctgtgtcccaattgaacaattgtccaaatgagtcatcgaaaacgctgagttttatacgttcgtccaggcggccacaatccattcgcaaatagtagctatctagtagctagcgtcacttttccaacggtgctttccatgcttcgtcaagttgtattgatgttgatgtatacaggccacaatccattgggtgtattgacaaaagaactactacatatcccagcagtcactgcgcaataCTTTGTCtacaggaaaatagtagagtcggtgtaccctattgactgattcattttattttatcgtgataacaattttagtattagtccatatataaagcgcactggattataaggcgccctgtctattttggagaaaaattaagacttttatgtgcgccttatagtcgtgaaaatacggtatatgttcattaacatgaatatagataTGTTCAGCAATATATGCTgtcccttatgaaataaatccaaCTCAATACTGGGCGTGATTGAAACGAGGCAAATGAAAAGTCATTCATGATCCTCTAGAATGTTTGGTTAAGGTGGACTTGAAGGGTGTGCCTCGACTTCTGTATTTATGTGGGATTAGCGTCCTGAATacatttgtaatatttctgcCATGATGCCAGAGCCTtgagttttttaaaatagtacTCATTTTCCAGACCGCCTACACTGTCCCCATCCTGGCCTTTGCCTTTGTGTGCCACCCTGAGGTACTGCCCATCTACAGTGAGCTAAAAGAGTGAGtgtacttttttgggggggttttgcAAAGAGCACAATCTATACACATTTGGAGCATGAATTATCAAACGGGTTCTGCTATTTTTTCAGTCGCAGCAGAAAGAAGATGCAAAACGTCTCCAACTTGTCCATCTTGGCAATGCTCATCATGTATATGATGTCGGCACTATTTGGATACCTCACTTTTTATGGTAACTCATCATTTTGGCATTGTAATTCTGAAGACCAATTATCATTGTCACTTCGTATTGTTTAGACATGACACTGACATCTTGATAATCAGTTTCAGGCTGCGACTTATGGGTGAAATTCTTCACACATTCTTATTTTATTCTTAAACTGAACTCCACGAGGGTTCTCTGgcacacggtcttttggtcgcccggaaggttattgataattaccatttaaatcgttgctcaaattccctaaatacaaactgcaaattactctttagtcatacttaatgccctattaattgttaggctaaagaaaagctccaaatttctcggacttttattgtttttttgttggagaacttgttaagaccctgacggacggatgtcgcttcttaaagggaaaacgcatgtacatacaaactcttatacactcacacttccatacctgtcaacctcttccgataactgcccttataaatgattattgattccccttacaaaccccccaaaaaccttacaaacaccgtacagtcgtacggtgtttgtaaggtttttggggggtttgtaaggggaatcaataatcatttataagggcagttatcggcagaggtcgacaggtatgttatatattattttataccttcattgtgcattttttttagccagtgcgacttatagtctgaaaaatacggtagacCCAAACATTACATCCTGCCTTAACATTGTCCATTAAGCAACCAAAACCCGAGATAAAAGGTATCAGCAGCGCCAGTGACACTTCCTGAATGTCAAACTGCTTCTAATAATACTAACTTGACGCGGTTGGCCGGCAAACGATGGTTTATTTCCAGTCCACGCTAGCACCTGCATGTACGTGGACTGGCGCGCTAAGATCCAATGTCATGTCACGATGACCGAGATGAGTTTGTTAGCGTGTAGAATGTCCTCTGTATTGACAATTGGCTCTCTCCGTTGCTGAACAGAAAACGTGGAGGCCGAGCTACTTCACACCTTCACTAAGGTTTacaagtttgacaccctgcTACTGATGGTGCGCTTGGCGGTGCTCACGGCCGTCACGTTGACTGTTCCCATTGTCCTCTTTCCGGTAAGTATCACATATGTTTAACATATTATAACTGACAATTGTGATGGATGTGTTTTACTAGCAGTATTTGGAAAAGCGGGGGAAAGTGGGAACGGGAAACTAAATACACATCCAAAACGAATACAGGGCTTTTGTTCCTTGAAAGTTTTGGTGTAGTAAAAGTCTGTGTAACATGAGcttaaatatagttttttttttcatttttgcagcaaactaaatatatagaaacattcAGTCAGTTATTCAGTTTCCACTTTATCCTTAATAgtgtcacaggggtgctggagcctatccagccAATGGCAGAAACATTTCCTAAGGAAATGCCAACTTACCCAAAGTTCAACAACCTAAATTGGCCGTTATTTTTATGTAtgaattgcatacctgtcaatttatatgaTCATTTCTAATTGTGTAAGCCcgatgtgtcaaagtggaagcccaggggccaaatctggcccgccgcatcattttgtgtggcccgggaaaataaatcatgcgtgccgactttctgttttaggatcaaattaaaatgaagagtatagatgtatattaaatgtcctgattttcctctttttaaatcaataattgtctggatcgtctcggtcactcctatcagacaaaaacgtcatcatttttttgtgtgtaatcaAAATCTGGACCTGGTTAATCATTCATAACTGAAAAGTGACAACACACAGACAGGGAGCGCAATTCCCAACATTCCTACCATCAGCACTGGTATGCCTGGCTACAGTATCTGATAAACCTGGGATTGTgataccaataaaaaaaaaaccctgttaCATTCATTCACATAGTTCCTTCCCAAATATGGTCCAGAACTAAATTTAGCATGGCCTTAATCTGACACAAGAAGGACACACTTGGCTGATGACCAAAAGGAAGTGTCAGGGCCTTTTTTTAGCTTTGGTCTCAAGGCAACTTCTTCTTGTAGACATGTAGAAACAAGAATCAGCCACGAGGTGGAAGCAGCAGTCTTGTTGTCATTACGGAAGAAGCGCAAGCAAGATTCAGTCGATTAGGCTTTGTTATGGAAACGCGTCACGCACCGATTTCACATTTAGAGTGAATGAGTCATAGGTTAAGCCTCTATTGACATTGTAATCGGGTGATTGATCACTTTCACGCATTAACTAAAGCACATTCCCGCACTCCTTGTATGACACTGTGGATTCAACTGTCCCAGCGAGGGAGAAcaacccaccacacacacacacacacacacatatacacacacagacacacacacgactCTCCGCAATGGAAGTTTACTGAATCGTAGCAGGCAGTGGAAAAACCCTCACCTTGACCGCCGCTTTCGAAGCCAATCGGGGGCGCTGGTACAGAAGCACGTGTCACAACTGGAGTTGTTTTAGAAGCCTCATGTAGATGCCtaaagaaaaaagggaaataatgttttaaaaaaaaattaaaaaacaagacGGTGGTAACACTCAATCACTCTGTGCTCTTCGGAATCATTTAAATTTGCAAACAAAACTTGTGATTAaaagtgatttttaaaaaaggactatATGTCCAAATTGCTACACACCAGCGATAAAAACATACTGCAGtttgtacctcgacatacgatcttaatccgttccgggactgagatcgtatgtcgagcttttcgtaactcgagcgaacgtttcccattgaaatgaactaaaaaacaaattaattcgttccagccctctgaagaaacaccaaaaacaggatattggattggaaaaaatgttttatttcttctaatttgccatctattaacaaagtaacacataactagtggtttaatagtaataaaatgtgtttaatagaactaaaattgggtGGATTTCGCCGACAGGGGAGAGAGTGacatcgaggtaccactgtatgtcc harbors:
- the slc38a4 gene encoding sodium-coupled neutral amino acid transporter 4, with protein sequence MDRMELRKVSTEADDDSADSLDDRFAETIDSEKATINSQFLDDLDDGESQKFLTNGMMKKKKYEEYHEEYHPGHTSFGMSVFNLSNAIMGSGILGLSYAMANTGIVLFTLLLIAVAVLSLYSVHLLLMTAKEGGSLIYEKLGERAFGWPGKIAAFGSIIMQNIGAMSSYLFIVKYELPEVIRAFLGLEESSGEWYLNGNYLVIFVSVGIIFPLSLLKNLGYLGYTSGFSLSCMVFFLGVVIYKKTQLPCPLPFLDHPSANLSMNSSQMAGVYVFHNRSTQMDFSRADVSPAVTESHPTHAGVHVEPQHDEDVCTPKYFIFNSQTAYTVPILAFAFVCHPEVLPIYSELKDRSRKKMQNVSNLSILAMLIMYMMSALFGYLTFYENVEAELLHTFTKVYKFDTLLLMVRLAVLTAVTLTVPIVLFPIRSSITTLLFSGREFSWPRHMLIAACILFFNNMLVIFVPTIRDIFGFIGSSAATMLIFILPAAFYLRLVKSVPLRSPQKIGAAVFLVVGIVFMTGSLSLIVLDWIHNPPGSSGGH